Proteins encoded by one window of Blautia faecicola:
- a CDS encoding glucose-1-phosphate adenylyltransferase, translating to MKQNNMLAMILAGGRGSRLHDLTKKVAKPAVSYGGKYRIIDFPLSNCANSGIDVVGVLTQYESVLLNSYAAAGRRWGLDTKDSGVYILPPREKADANLDVYRGTADAISQNIDFIDTYAPEYLLVLSGDHIYKMDYDEMLAYHKEHHADATIAVIEVPMKEASRFGIMNTEEGGKIVEFEEKPAEPKSNLASMGIYIFNWKLLRKMLLADMKDPDSNHDFGKDIIPRMLEDQKTLYAYKFKGYWKDVGTIDSLWEANMDLLDKNNALDLADSSWKIYTQDTDALPQYIGAQASIERAFITQGCIVDGLVKNSVLFTGAKVAPGAKIIDSVLMPGVEVEEGAVVTRALVANNVKIGKNAVVGSADSENIELVAKRVKGEE from the coding sequence ATGAAACAAAATAACATGTTGGCTATGATCCTGGCTGGAGGAAGAGGAAGCAGACTTCATGACCTGACAAAAAAAGTTGCCAAACCTGCAGTATCATACGGCGGAAAATACCGGATCATCGATTTTCCACTGAGTAACTGTGCAAACAGTGGAATCGATGTAGTCGGCGTACTGACTCAGTACGAATCCGTCCTGCTGAACAGTTATGCAGCCGCAGGAAGAAGATGGGGTCTGGATACCAAAGACAGCGGCGTATATATTCTGCCACCACGGGAGAAAGCAGATGCAAACCTGGACGTATACAGAGGAACTGCGGATGCTATTTCTCAGAACATTGACTTTATTGATACTTATGCACCGGAATATCTGCTGGTTCTTTCCGGTGACCATATTTACAAGATGGACTATGATGAGATGCTTGCTTACCACAAAGAACATCATGCAGATGCAACCATCGCCGTTATTGAGGTTCCGATGAAAGAAGCAAGCCGTTTTGGTATCATGAATACAGAAGAAGGCGGAAAAATCGTAGAATTCGAGGAGAAACCTGCGGAGCCTAAGAGCAATCTGGCATCCATGGGAATCTATATCTTTAACTGGAAACTGCTTCGGAAGATGCTTCTTGCTGATATGAAAGATCCGGATTCCAACCATGATTTCGGAAAAGACATCATCCCAAGAATGCTGGAAGATCAGAAAACACTGTATGCATATAAGTTCAAAGGATACTGGAAAGATGTGGGAACCATCGATTCCTTATGGGAAGCCAATATGGATCTGCTGGATAAGAACAATGCACTGGATCTTGCCGACAGTTCCTGGAAGATCTATACCCAGGATACCGATGCGCTGCCACAGTATATCGGTGCACAGGCAAGTATAGAGAGAGCATTTATCACACAGGGATGTATCGTGGATGGTCTGGTTAAGAACTCTGTCCTGTTTACAGGAGCAAAAGTAGCACCGGGAGCAAAGATTATTGACAGTGTACTGATGCCGGGTGTGGAAGTAGAAGAAGGTGCAGTCGTAACACGCGCCCTTGTCGCGAACAACGTAAAGATCGGAAAGAATGCGGTTGTCGGCAGTGCAGACAGTGAAAATATCGAACTGGTTGCAAAACGTGTAAAGGGGGAAGAATAA
- a CDS encoding HAMP domain-containing sensor histidine kinase produces the protein MKLKNRMVISFFVIILVPLILTGVAVAGFTMYQVWSLEKKYGIEGVTYENLSNNTMLLSKMTQKTFSTLEKTASSDSEKLEDTSYLDSLNQNLTGKNAYLLVRKDDDVFYCGAQTQDELLFSELPEYGDASAGNDRGVYIGADVQSLVKQVDFTFTDGTKGSAFIIFHSNSMVPQLKRILLDTVFVIVLILILTALGLCTWTYRGVMTPLNQLKEATKNIKEGNLDFTIEKTGVDEIGDLCDDFEEMRKRLKESAEEKVAFDKENKELISNISHDLKTPITAVKGYVEGIMDGVADTPEKMDRYIRTIYNKANEMDRLINELTFYSKIDTNRIPYTFNKIHISDYFEDCVDELSVELESSGVSLTYFNYLEEDAVVIADAEQLKRVINNIVSNSLKYMDKPKGVINIRLRDVGDFIQIEIEDNGKGIAQKDLANIFERFYRTDASRNSSKGGSGIGLSIVKKIMEDHGGQVWATSKEGTGTTMYLALRKYQEVPVHE, from the coding sequence ATGAAACTGAAAAATCGTATGGTTATCTCATTTTTCGTGATCATCCTGGTTCCACTGATCCTGACCGGCGTTGCTGTTGCCGGTTTTACCATGTATCAGGTCTGGTCACTCGAAAAAAAATATGGTATCGAGGGAGTCACTTATGAAAATCTCTCCAATAATACCATGTTGTTAAGCAAGATGACGCAGAAAACATTCTCCACACTCGAGAAAACGGCATCCTCGGATTCTGAAAAGCTGGAAGATACATCTTATCTGGATTCACTGAACCAGAATCTGACCGGGAAAAATGCTTATCTGCTGGTACGGAAGGATGATGATGTATTTTACTGTGGTGCACAGACCCAGGATGAACTACTCTTTTCGGAACTTCCGGAATACGGCGATGCATCGGCGGGCAATGACCGTGGCGTCTATATCGGTGCTGATGTGCAGTCCCTTGTCAAACAGGTGGATTTTACCTTTACAGACGGTACAAAAGGCAGTGCATTTATCATCTTTCATTCGAATTCCATGGTTCCGCAGCTAAAGAGAATTCTGTTGGATACCGTCTTTGTGATCGTTCTGATCCTGATTCTTACCGCTCTTGGACTTTGTACCTGGACGTACCGGGGTGTGATGACACCTCTGAATCAGTTAAAAGAGGCGACGAAAAATATCAAAGAAGGCAATCTGGACTTTACGATCGAGAAAACGGGTGTCGATGAAATTGGGGATCTGTGTGATGACTTTGAGGAGATGCGCAAGCGTCTGAAGGAATCCGCGGAAGAAAAAGTGGCATTTGACAAGGAAAATAAAGAGCTGATCAGTAATATTTCCCATGATCTGAAGACGCCGATCACAGCGGTCAAGGGTTATGTGGAAGGAATCATGGACGGCGTAGCAGACACACCGGAGAAGATGGACCGGTATATCCGCACCATCTATAATAAAGCTAACGAGATGGACCGGCTGATCAATGAGCTGACTTTTTATTCCAAGATCGATACGAACCGGATTCCGTATACATTTAACAAGATCCATATCAGTGATTATTTTGAGGACTGTGTGGATGAACTGAGCGTGGAACTGGAATCGAGCGGCGTATCGCTGACGTATTTTAATTATCTGGAGGAGGATGCGGTGGTGATCGCAGACGCAGAACAGTTGAAGCGTGTCATCAACAATATCGTCAGCAATTCTCTCAAATATATGGACAAACCGAAGGGCGTCATTAACATCCGCCTGCGCGATGTAGGTGATTTTATCCAGATTGAGATCGAAGATAACGGCAAGGGCATCGCACAAAAGGATCTGGCAAATATTTTTGAACGTTTTTACCGCACGGATGCTTCGAGAAATTCTTCAAAAGGCGGAAGCGGTATCGGACTTTCGATCGTCAAGAAGATCATGGAGGATCACGGCGGTCAGGTCTGGGCTACAAGTAAAGAGGGCACAGGTACAACAATGTATCTGGCTTTGAGAAAATATCAGGAGGTACCGGTACATGAGTAA
- a CDS encoding response regulator transcription factor — MSKILIIEDEEAIADLEKDYLELSGFEVEIEHRGDVGLKRALTEDFNLVILDLMLPEMNGFDICREIRAQKNTPIIMVSAKKDDIDKIRGLGLGADDYMTKPFSPSELVARVKAHLARYERLIGTGVQENDIIEIRGIKIDKTARRVWVNGEEKNFTTKEFDLLTFLAQNPNRVFTKDELFREIWDMESVGDIATVTVHIKKIREKIEFNTAKPQYIETIWGVGYRFKV; from the coding sequence ATGAGTAAGATTTTGATTATTGAGGATGAAGAGGCGATCGCGGATCTGGAGAAGGATTATCTGGAACTGAGCGGGTTTGAGGTGGAGATCGAGCATCGCGGAGATGTTGGACTGAAACGTGCTCTGACAGAGGATTTTAATCTGGTGATCCTGGATCTGATGCTGCCGGAGATGAACGGCTTTGATATCTGCCGTGAGATCCGGGCACAGAAAAATACACCGATCATTATGGTTTCCGCCAAGAAAGATGATATTGACAAGATCCGGGGACTCGGTCTTGGAGCGGATGATTATATGACAAAACCTTTCAGCCCGAGCGAGCTGGTGGCAAGGGTGAAAGCACATCTGGCACGGTACGAACGGCTGATCGGAACAGGCGTGCAGGAAAATGATATCATCGAGATCCGCGGGATCAAGATCGACAAGACGGCGCGGAGAGTCTGGGTGAATGGAGAGGAGAAGAATTTTACGACAAAGGAGTTTGATCTTCTGACTTTCCTGGCACAGAATCCGAACAGAGTATTTACAAAGGATGAGTTATTCCGGGAGATCTGGGATATGGAGTCTGTGGGGGATATTGCTACGGTTACGGTGCATATTAAGAAGATCCGGGAGAAGATCGAGTTTAATACGGCGAAACCGCAGTATATTGAAACGATCTGGGGAGTGGGATATCGATTTAAAGTATAA